One window of Xanthomonas sp. 10-10 genomic DNA carries:
- a CDS encoding alpha/beta hydrolase, with amino-acid sequence MGPQIDLRALGPQFAMPVYLIQGEQDLVTPAHISKAYFDGLSAPSKEFLLLPRTGHDPNPPMMNAQLKVLTRIRAAALANDAH; translated from the coding sequence ATGGGCCCGCAGATCGACCTGCGCGCACTCGGGCCGCAGTTCGCCATGCCGGTCTATCTGATTCAGGGCGAACAGGATCTGGTCACTCCGGCGCACATCAGCAAAGCCTATTTCGATGGTCTTTCTGCACCAAGCAAGGAATTCCTCCTGCTACCACGCACAGGACACGATCCCAATCCGCCGATGATGAACGCACAGCTGAAGGTGCTGACCAGGATCCGTGCAGCGGCGCTGGCCAACGATGCGCACTGA
- a CDS encoding SDR family oxidoreductase, which yields MSTTTTPITLITGGSRGLGRNAALALAAEGNDIVLTYRSQAGEAAAVVAEIQALGRRAHALPLDVALADTFPAFVAQLKDVLAEWGRSQFDALVNNAGTGLHAAIADTTPAQFDALVDIHLKGPYFLTQALLPLIADGGRILNVSSGLARFALPGSSAYAMMKGGVEVFTRYLAKELGARGIRANTLAPGAIETDFNGGSVRDNAQVNAMVSSVTALGRPGLPDDIGPVVAALLAPGTGWINAQRIEVSGGMLI from the coding sequence ATGTCGACCACCACCACACCCATCACCTTGATCACCGGCGGTAGTCGTGGCCTGGGCCGCAATGCCGCGCTTGCGCTCGCTGCCGAAGGCAACGATATCGTGCTGACCTACCGCAGCCAGGCCGGCGAAGCCGCCGCCGTGGTGGCCGAGATCCAGGCGCTGGGCCGTCGCGCGCATGCGTTGCCGCTGGATGTCGCGCTGGCCGATACCTTCCCCGCATTCGTAGCGCAGCTGAAGGACGTGCTGGCCGAGTGGGGGCGCTCGCAGTTCGATGCGCTGGTCAACAACGCCGGTACCGGATTGCATGCGGCCATTGCCGACACCACGCCCGCGCAGTTCGATGCGCTGGTCGATATCCATCTCAAGGGGCCGTATTTTCTGACCCAGGCGCTGCTGCCGCTGATCGCCGATGGCGGACGCATCCTCAACGTGTCCAGCGGCCTTGCACGTTTTGCGCTGCCGGGTTCGTCGGCCTACGCGATGATGAAGGGCGGGGTGGAAGTGTTTACCCGTTATCTTGCAAAAGAGTTGGGTGCACGCGGCATTCGCGCGAACACGCTGGCGCCGGGCGCCATCGAAACCGACTTCAATGGCGGCAGCGTCCGCGACAACGCGCAGGTCAATGCGATGGTGTCCTCGGTTACCGCATTGGGCCGCCCCGGACTGCCGGACGATATCGGGCCGGTCGTGGCGGCCTTGCTGGCGCCGGGCACCGGATGGATCAATGCGCAGCGTATCGAGGTGTCGGGCGGGATGCTGATCTGA
- a CDS encoding LysR family transcriptional regulator: MRLPHRINRLTLIAPFKIIDQSMDTTESLRAFLRVAELGSFTRAAETLGLPKASVSTAVQRLEASLGTQLLHRTTRRVQLTGDGAAFYQRSRDLLDDMDELHTMFQREHGQLRGRLRVDMSAGIARNFVIPALPAFLARHPQLEVEISGTDRRVDVVREGFDCVLRVGTLEDTSLVARPLGAFGIVSCASADYLARRGLPTCLDDLAQHDLVHYVPTLGQRSPGFEYRDGQSYQVLPMRGPVTVNNGDAYLAAALAGLGIIQAPASPLRPHLDSGALIEVLAELAPEPMPVTLLYAQRRHLPQRVRAFMDWVAEVMAPQLQPLLP, encoded by the coding sequence TTGCGCTTGCCGCACCGCATAAATCGGCTCACGCTGATTGCACCGTTCAAGATAATCGACCAATCGATGGACACCACCGAATCGTTGCGTGCCTTCCTGCGCGTTGCCGAGCTGGGCAGTTTCACCCGCGCGGCCGAGACGCTCGGCTTGCCCAAGGCCAGCGTCTCCACCGCCGTGCAACGGCTCGAGGCTTCGCTTGGCACCCAGCTCCTGCATCGCACCACACGGCGCGTGCAACTCACCGGCGACGGCGCGGCGTTCTATCAGCGCAGCCGCGACCTGCTCGACGACATGGACGAATTGCACACCATGTTTCAGCGCGAGCATGGACAGCTGCGCGGTCGCCTGCGCGTGGACATGTCCGCTGGCATCGCGCGCAATTTCGTGATCCCCGCCTTGCCCGCGTTTCTGGCACGGCACCCGCAGCTGGAAGTGGAAATCAGCGGCACCGACCGTCGCGTGGATGTGGTGCGCGAGGGATTCGACTGCGTGCTGCGCGTGGGCACGCTGGAAGACACCAGCCTGGTCGCACGCCCGCTGGGCGCGTTTGGCATCGTCAGCTGCGCCAGCGCCGATTATCTTGCCCGCCGCGGCCTACCGACGTGCCTGGACGATCTGGCGCAGCACGATCTGGTGCATTACGTACCGACGCTCGGGCAACGCTCGCCCGGCTTCGAATATCGCGACGGCCAGAGCTATCAGGTGTTGCCGATGCGCGGCCCGGTGACGGTGAACAATGGCGATGCGTATCTGGCTGCCGCGTTGGCCGGGCTGGGCATCATCCAGGCGCCTGCCAGCCCGTTGCGCCCGCATCTGGACAGCGGCGCCCTGATCGAAGTGCTGGCCGAGCTGGCACCCGAGCCGATGCCGGTCACGTTGCTCTATGCGCAACGCCGCCATCTGCCGCAGCGCGTACGCGCCTTCATGGACTGGGTGGCAGAGGTGATGGCGCCGCAGTTGCAGCCGTTGCTGCCTTGA
- the fhuE gene encoding ferric-rhodotorulic acid/ferric-coprogen receptor FhuE gives MNRPTVMRLLPIGLRPRALSHAVFAALCTLSAGQAMAETPAGEAEVTTLDRLNVQGEQVKGYTVEKTTAGTRMNLSLREIPQSVTVVTRERMDDQNLQSITDVLNNVSGISVAQSDSERLEFYARGFYIDNYQFDGIPAYMEQAWSYGDSALDVALYDRVEVVRGATGLLTGSGNPSASINLVRKHAVSRDFTGTVSVGGGDFNKTRSVADVTVPLSPEGTVRARVVGVYQDGESDMDRYNLRKKIGSAIIDADLTDSTLLSVGYEYQKKESDDVTWGGFPLFYSDGTRTNYDRSFNPAADWTFWDTRLQRTFASLQQSFDSGWLLKANVSHEKTEAANHLFYPFYTIFGFDRATGGGVVPYSGNYQTERKADGADVYAEGPFQLFGREHHLVAGASYNRREYVNNGTFDFPAPLDSYFGWTGAYPEPSWSPRTVQSDGTIKQKAAYVAARFSLAEPLTLLVGARYTDWQIDGRNFDAAQGLAPFSDSQTEVTPYAGLVYDIDDVWSTYVSYTEIFNPQTLRDANGGYLDPLSGKGYEAGVKAAWFDDQLNASLALFRIEQDNLGVATGGFVPGSSESAFEAANGVVSEGFDFELSGRLAAGWNATFGASHYTARDDSGTSINTHLPRTTIKLFNSYTPQGAWSDLTVGGGVNWQNRSYYVDPVYGTFQQSAYALVSAFARYRLSPQFSVQLNVDNLLDKRYYSQFNGGYGAWGASRNGMLTFNYAF, from the coding sequence ATGAATCGTCCTACCGTAATGCGTCTTCTTCCCATTGGGCTGCGCCCGCGCGCGCTGTCGCATGCGGTGTTTGCCGCGCTGTGCACGTTGTCGGCAGGCCAGGCCATGGCTGAAACCCCGGCCGGCGAAGCCGAAGTCACCACCCTGGACCGGCTGAACGTGCAGGGCGAGCAGGTCAAGGGCTATACGGTGGAAAAGACCACGGCCGGTACGCGCATGAACCTGTCGCTGCGCGAGATTCCGCAGTCGGTCACGGTGGTCACGCGCGAGCGCATGGACGACCAGAACCTGCAGAGCATCACCGACGTGCTCAACAACGTCTCCGGCATTTCTGTCGCGCAGAGCGACAGCGAGCGGCTGGAGTTCTATGCGCGTGGTTTCTACATCGACAATTACCAGTTCGACGGCATTCCGGCGTACATGGAGCAGGCCTGGAGCTATGGCGACTCGGCGCTGGATGTGGCGCTGTACGACCGCGTGGAAGTGGTGCGCGGTGCCACCGGTCTGTTGACCGGCTCGGGCAACCCGTCGGCCTCGATCAATCTGGTGCGCAAGCATGCGGTGAGCCGCGATTTCACCGGCACCGTGTCGGTGGGCGGTGGCGACTTCAACAAGACCCGCAGCGTGGCCGATGTCACCGTGCCGCTAAGCCCTGAAGGCACCGTGCGCGCGCGCGTGGTCGGTGTGTATCAGGACGGCGAATCGGACATGGACCGCTACAACCTGCGCAAGAAGATCGGCTCGGCCATCATCGATGCCGACCTCACCGACAGCACCTTGCTGAGCGTGGGTTACGAGTACCAGAAGAAGGAATCGGACGACGTCACCTGGGGCGGCTTCCCGCTGTTCTACAGCGATGGCACCCGCACCAACTACGACCGTTCGTTCAATCCGGCGGCCGACTGGACGTTCTGGGATACGCGTCTGCAGCGCACCTTCGCCAGCCTGCAGCAGAGCTTCGACAGCGGGTGGCTGCTCAAGGCCAATGTGAGCCACGAGAAGACCGAGGCGGCCAATCACCTGTTCTACCCGTTCTACACGATCTTCGGTTTCGACCGTGCCACCGGCGGCGGCGTGGTGCCGTATTCGGGCAACTACCAGACCGAGCGCAAGGCCGATGGCGCCGATGTCTACGCGGAAGGCCCGTTCCAGTTGTTCGGCCGCGAGCATCACCTGGTGGCCGGCGCCAGCTACAACCGCCGCGAATACGTCAACAACGGCACCTTCGATTTCCCGGCGCCGCTGGACAGCTATTTCGGTTGGACCGGTGCCTATCCGGAACCCAGCTGGAGCCCGCGCACCGTGCAGAGCGACGGCACCATCAAGCAGAAGGCCGCCTACGTGGCCGCGCGCTTCTCGCTGGCCGAGCCGCTGACGCTGCTGGTGGGCGCGCGCTATACCGATTGGCAGATCGATGGCCGCAACTTCGATGCGGCGCAGGGGCTTGCACCGTTCTCCGATAGCCAGACCGAAGTCACCCCGTACGCCGGTCTGGTCTACGACATCGACGACGTGTGGTCCACCTACGTCAGCTATACCGAAATCTTCAATCCGCAGACCTTGCGCGATGCCAATGGCGGCTACCTCGACCCGCTGAGCGGCAAGGGCTACGAGGCCGGCGTCAAGGCAGCCTGGTTCGACGACCAGCTCAATGCCTCGCTGGCGCTGTTCCGCATCGAGCAGGACAACCTGGGCGTGGCCACCGGCGGCTTTGTGCCGGGCAGCAGCGAGTCTGCATTCGAGGCCGCCAACGGCGTGGTCAGCGAAGGCTTCGATTTCGAGCTGTCCGGCCGTCTGGCCGCTGGCTGGAATGCGACTTTCGGTGCCTCGCACTACACCGCCCGCGATGACAGCGGCACGTCGATCAATACGCATCTGCCGCGCACCACCATCAAGCTGTTCAACAGCTACACCCCGCAGGGCGCGTGGAGCGATCTGACCGTGGGTGGTGGCGTCAACTGGCAGAACCGCTCGTACTACGTGGACCCGGTGTACGGCACCTTCCAGCAGAGTGCCTACGCCCTGGTCAGCGCCTTCGCCCGTTACCGCCTGTCGCCGCAGTTCTCGGTGCAGCTCAATGTCGACAACCTGCTCGACAAGCGCTACTACTCGCAATTCAATGGCGGCTACGGCGCGTGGGGCGCATCGCGCAACGGCATGCTGACCTTCAACTACGCGTTCTGA